A region from the Scylla paramamosain isolate STU-SP2022 unplaced genomic scaffold, ASM3559412v1 Contig2, whole genome shotgun sequence genome encodes:
- the LOC135096025 gene encoding zinc finger protein 708-like isoform X4: protein MSLLRWLQKGTRQSPGCTPCLPPTNLVVSMACAGGSGAVVEVVRPGSSMSGQQQQQQQPQPASGVGRHRHGGKNHLETGSSVHRGESKFECQQCDKTFVFRQGLDYHILTHSGVRKYECGECGRKFSLTSHTVIHSGARNYECNECGRKFISKSNLTRHTLTHSGVRNYECDECGRKFTRKSILTTHTLTHSGVRNYECGECGKKFTRKSHLTTHTLIHSGVRNYECYECGRKFISKSVLTAHILTHSDIRNYECDKCGRKFTRKSHLTRHTVTHNGVRNYECDECGKRFGTTYHLNQHVFRHTGLREFKCDVCGKCFKTKGDIAHHMRIHF, encoded by the coding sequence GTACCAGGCAGAGTCCAGGCTGCACGCCCTGCTTGCCGCCAACCAATCTTGTTGTGTCCATGGCGTGTGCTGGTGggagtggtgctgtggtggaggTCGTGAGGCCGGGCAGTAGCATGagtggccagcagcagcagcagcagcagccgcagccagcctcaggtgtggggaggcACAGGCATGGTGGCAAGAATCACCTGGAGACAGGCAGCTCCGtccacagaggagagagcaagtttgagtgccagcagtgtgacaaAACTTTTGTATTCAGACAAGGCCTTGACTACCACAttctgacacacagtggtgttagaaaatATGAGTGTGGCGAGTGTGGGAGGAAGTtttccctcacctcacacacTGTGATACACAGTGGTgctagaaattatgagtgtaaTGAGTGTGGCAGGAAATTTATCAGTAAGTCTaacctcaccagacacaccctgacacacagtggtgttagaaattatgagtgtgatgaatGTGGCAGGAAATTTACCAGAAAGTCtatcctcaccacacacaccctgacacacagtggtgttagaaattatgagtgtggtgagtgtgggaagaaatttaccagaaagtctcacctcaccacacacaccctgatacacagtggtgttagaaattatgagtgttatgAGTGTGGGAGGAAGTTTATTTCAAAATCTGTCCTCACTGCACacatcctgacacacagtgATATTAGAAATTATGAATGTGATAAGTGTGGCAGGAAGTTTACCAGAAAGTCTcacctcaccagacacaccGTGACACACaatggtgttagaaattatgagtgtgatgagtgtggcaaaagatttGGCACCACATATCATCTCAATCAACACGTCTTCAGACACACTGGCTTGAGAGAGTTtaagtgtgatgtttgtggcaagtgtttcaagacaaaggGTGATATTGCCCACCACATGAGGATCCACTTCtga
- the LOC135096024 gene encoding uncharacterized protein LOC135096024, translated as MSGTGLTAGSSGGSGGSGHRFHYPGICHGCNFPNLCAAPLYRCSQCHLVMYCHRGCQARDWPNHKLFCELYKVPGGGGALQMALVAAAGASDEERLQRQREFLAGLRVTASLALGRRLHRHEEEALLFPRLCEVCGMTGPLGAGSGCCPDCCGVYYCCHDHLREDREQHRQWCELYKLCSCCNQQAKNREAITLPTALDQEYRPLAPTMEKHILSLASRLRPVAVAGASESLTFPLTALYVLQQVWPGLATAPVLTLHVVGAEDGREPRVAAPWEYLMHRLPVLARLHVLLVGPGLGGPQGCHRAALCQQCRDKDRQLVVECRRALYHNLPQATAAATPPTLRLAFNCGFHEWEGDEGDTWPDSFTLMADDAAPLAFTSFNHSEAQRDLAALRRAKPEVQVSLALPNPYRSTRPLRDWTREDGAHMYYTNQYLTVLQAGQAGQRAAQDTGEEGEQEEAREEGKQGEAREGGQMGEQHTLPDTT; from the exons ATGAGTGGTACAGGACTGACAGCAGGATCGAGCGGCGGGTCAGGAGGGTCGGGGCACCGCTTCCATTACCCCGGTATCTGTCACGGGTGTAACTTTCCAAACCTGTGTGCTGCACCTCTGTACCGCTGCAGTCAGTGCCATCTGGTCATGTACTGCCACCGTGGATGTCAGGCGAGGGACTGGCCTAATCataa gCTGTTCTGTGAGCTGTACAAGGTGCCAGGCGGCGGTGGGGCACTGCAGATGGcactggtggcggcggcgggtgCCAGCGACGAGGAGCGACTGCAGCGGCAGCGAGAGTTCCTGGCTGGTCTGCGCGTGACGGCCAGCCTGGCACTGGGGCGGCGCCTGCACCGCCACGAGGAGGAGGCGCTGCTCTTCCCGCGGCTGTGCGAGGTGTGTGGCATGACGGGGCCGCTGGGGGCAGGGTCCGGCTGCTGCCCGGACTGTTGTGGCGTGTACTACTGCTGCCACGACCACCTTCGGGAGGACCGGGAGCAGCACCGGCAGTGGTGTGAGCTGTACAAGCTGTGCTCCTGCTGCAACCAGCAGGCCAAGAACAGGGAGGCCATCACACTGCCCACCGCCCTGGACCAGGAGTACCGCCCCCTGGCCCCCACCATGGAGAAGCACATCCTCTCCCTGGCCAGCAGGCTGCGGCCCGTGGCTGTCGCTGGGGCCTCAGAGAGCCTCACCTTCCCCCTCACAGCCCTCTACGTGCTgcagcaggtgtggccaggcctggccacgGCACCCGTCCTTACCCTGCATGTGGTGGGGGCGGAGGATGGCCGGGAGCCCCGTGTGGCCGCCCCCTGGGAGTACTTGATGCATCGCCTGCCAGTCCTGGCCCGCCTGCATGTGTTGCTGGTGGGGCCAGGGCTGGGCGGCCCACAGGGGTGCCACAGGGCCGCTCTGTGCCAGCAGTGCAGGGACAAGGACCGGCAGCTGGTGGTGGAGTGCCGTCGTGCCCTGTACCACAACCTGCCCCAGGCCACTGCGGCAGCCACCCCCCCCACCCTGCGCTTGGCCTTCAACTGTGGCTTCCACGAGTGGGAGGGGGACGAGGGGGACACCTGGCCAGACTCCTTTACCCTCATGGCCGACGACGCTGCGCCCCttgccttcacctccttcaaCCACTCAGAGGCACAGAGGGACCTGGCTGCCCTCAGGAGGGCCAAGCCAGAGGTGCAGGTGTCCCTGGCGCTCCCCAACCCCTACCGCAGCACCCGCCCGCTGCGGGACTGGACACGGGAGGATGGCGCCCACATGTACTACACCAACCAGTACCTCACTGTGCTGCAGGCCGGCCAGGCAGGGCAGCGGGCGGCACAGGACacgggggaggaaggagagcaggaggaggcaagagaggaagggaagcagggtgaggcaagagaaggaggacagaTGGGAGAGCAGCACACCCTGCCAGACACCACCTAG
- the LOC135096025 gene encoding zinc finger protein 708-like isoform X2: MECLSYAGFRKHQQTSCLAATTAASPQTPHHASRGLSGTGQSDRLTVTGTRQSPGCTPCLPPTNLVVSMACAGGSGAVVEVVRPGSSMSGQQQQQQQPQPASGVGRHRHGGKNHLETGSSVHRGESKFECQQCDKTFVFRQGLDYHILTHSGVRKYECGECGRKFSLTSHTVIHSGARNYECNECGRKFISKSNLTRHTLTHSGVRNYECDECGRKFTRKSILTTHTLTHSGVRNYECGECGKKFTRKSHLTTHTLIHSGVRNYECYECGRKFISKSVLTAHILTHSDIRNYECDKCGRKFTRKSHLTRHTVTHNGVRNYECDECGKRFGTTYHLNQHVFRHTGLREFKCDVCGKCFKTKGDIAHHMRIHF; this comes from the exons caccagcagaccTCCTGCCTGGCTGCCACCACCGCGGCCAGCCCCCAGACGCCCCACCACGCCAGCAGGGGCCTCTCCGGCACGGGACAGTCTGATCGGCTGACCGTCACTG GTACCAGGCAGAGTCCAGGCTGCACGCCCTGCTTGCCGCCAACCAATCTTGTTGTGTCCATGGCGTGTGCTGGTGggagtggtgctgtggtggaggTCGTGAGGCCGGGCAGTAGCATGagtggccagcagcagcagcagcagcagccgcagccagcctcaggtgtggggaggcACAGGCATGGTGGCAAGAATCACCTGGAGACAGGCAGCTCCGtccacagaggagagagcaagtttgagtgccagcagtgtgacaaAACTTTTGTATTCAGACAAGGCCTTGACTACCACAttctgacacacagtggtgttagaaaatATGAGTGTGGCGAGTGTGGGAGGAAGTtttccctcacctcacacacTGTGATACACAGTGGTgctagaaattatgagtgtaaTGAGTGTGGCAGGAAATTTATCAGTAAGTCTaacctcaccagacacaccctgacacacagtggtgttagaaattatgagtgtgatgaatGTGGCAGGAAATTTACCAGAAAGTCtatcctcaccacacacaccctgacacacagtggtgttagaaattatgagtgtggtgagtgtgggaagaaatttaccagaaagtctcacctcaccacacacaccctgatacacagtggtgttagaaattatgagtgttatgAGTGTGGGAGGAAGTTTATTTCAAAATCTGTCCTCACTGCACacatcctgacacacagtgATATTAGAAATTATGAATGTGATAAGTGTGGCAGGAAGTTTACCAGAAAGTCTcacctcaccagacacaccGTGACACACaatggtgttagaaattatgagtgtgatgagtgtggcaaaagatttGGCACCACATATCATCTCAATCAACACGTCTTCAGACACACTGGCTTGAGAGAGTTtaagtgtgatgtttgtggcaagtgtttcaagacaaaggGTGATATTGCCCACCACATGAGGATCCACTTCtga
- the LOC135095899 gene encoding zinc finger protein 100-like, producing the protein MSGQRRRQQRQQHQQASGVGRRRCGGKNHLEAGSSVHRGESKFECQQCDKTFVSRQGLKYHTLTHSGVRNYECGECGRKFTRKSSLTRHTLTHSGVRNYKCDKCGKKFTHKSSLTVHTLTHSGVENYECDECGKKFIRKSHLTRHTLTHSGVKNYECDECGKKFTHKSHLTRHTLTHSGVRNYECDECGKKFTHKSSLTSHTLTHSGVRNYECDECGKRFPTISRLNKHAFRHTGVREFECDVCGKCFKTKAEIARHVKIHF; encoded by the coding sequence ATGAGCGGCCAGCGGCGGCGgcaacagcggcagcagcatcagcaagcctcaggtgtggggaggcGCAGGTGTGGTGGCAAGAATCACCTGGAGGCAGGCAGCTCTGtccacagaggagagagcaagtttgagtgccagcagtgtgacaaAACTTTTGTATCCAGACAAGGCCTTAAgtaccacaccctgacacacagtggtgttagaaattatgagtgtggtgagtgtggcaggaaATTTACCCGTAAGTCTTccctcaccagacacaccctgacacacagtggtgttagaaattataaGTGTGAcaagtgtgggaagaaatttacccacaagtcttccctcaccgtacacaccctcacacacagtggtgttgaaaattatgagtgtgatgagtgtgggaagaaatttatccgcaagtctcacctcaccagacacaccctgacacacagtggtgttaaaaattatgagtgtgatgagtgtgggaagaaatttacccacaagtctcacctcaccagacacaccctgacacacagtggtgttagaaattatgagtgtgatgagtgtgggaagaaatttacccacaagtcttccctcacctcacacaccctgacacacagtggtgttagaaattatgagtgtgatgagtgtggcaaaagatttcCTACCATTTCTCGTCTCAATAAACACGCCTTCAGACACACTGGGGTGAGGGAGTTcgagtgtgatgtttgtggcaagtgtttcaagacaaaggCTGAGATTGCCAGGCATGTGAAGATCCacttctga
- the LOC135096025 gene encoding zinc finger protein 708-like isoform X3: MFLQHQQTSCLAATTAASPQTPHHASRGLSGTGQSDRLTVTGTRQSPGCTPCLPPTNLVVSMACAGGSGAVVEVVRPGSSMSGQQQQQQQPQPASGVGRHRHGGKNHLETGSSVHRGESKFECQQCDKTFVFRQGLDYHILTHSGVRKYECGECGRKFSLTSHTVIHSGARNYECNECGRKFISKSNLTRHTLTHSGVRNYECDECGRKFTRKSILTTHTLTHSGVRNYECGECGKKFTRKSHLTTHTLIHSGVRNYECYECGRKFISKSVLTAHILTHSDIRNYECDKCGRKFTRKSHLTRHTVTHNGVRNYECDECGKRFGTTYHLNQHVFRHTGLREFKCDVCGKCFKTKGDIAHHMRIHF; encoded by the exons ATGTTTCTCCAG caccagcagaccTCCTGCCTGGCTGCCACCACCGCGGCCAGCCCCCAGACGCCCCACCACGCCAGCAGGGGCCTCTCCGGCACGGGACAGTCTGATCGGCTGACCGTCACTG GTACCAGGCAGAGTCCAGGCTGCACGCCCTGCTTGCCGCCAACCAATCTTGTTGTGTCCATGGCGTGTGCTGGTGggagtggtgctgtggtggaggTCGTGAGGCCGGGCAGTAGCATGagtggccagcagcagcagcagcagcagccgcagccagcctcaggtgtggggaggcACAGGCATGGTGGCAAGAATCACCTGGAGACAGGCAGCTCCGtccacagaggagagagcaagtttgagtgccagcagtgtgacaaAACTTTTGTATTCAGACAAGGCCTTGACTACCACAttctgacacacagtggtgttagaaaatATGAGTGTGGCGAGTGTGGGAGGAAGTtttccctcacctcacacacTGTGATACACAGTGGTgctagaaattatgagtgtaaTGAGTGTGGCAGGAAATTTATCAGTAAGTCTaacctcaccagacacaccctgacacacagtggtgttagaaattatgagtgtgatgaatGTGGCAGGAAATTTACCAGAAAGTCtatcctcaccacacacaccctgacacacagtggtgttagaaattatgagtgtggtgagtgtgggaagaaatttaccagaaagtctcacctcaccacacacaccctgatacacagtggtgttagaaattatgagtgttatgAGTGTGGGAGGAAGTTTATTTCAAAATCTGTCCTCACTGCACacatcctgacacacagtgATATTAGAAATTATGAATGTGATAAGTGTGGCAGGAAGTTTACCAGAAAGTCTcacctcaccagacacaccGTGACACACaatggtgttagaaattatgagtgtgatgagtgtggcaaaagatttGGCACCACATATCATCTCAATCAACACGTCTTCAGACACACTGGCTTGAGAGAGTTtaagtgtgatgtttgtggcaagtgtttcaagacaaaggGTGATATTGCCCACCACATGAGGATCCACTTCtga
- the LOC135096023 gene encoding LOW QUALITY PROTEIN: uncharacterized protein LOC135096023 (The sequence of the model RefSeq protein was modified relative to this genomic sequence to represent the inferred CDS: inserted 2 bases in 1 codon; deleted 1 base in 1 codon), with translation MQKNLRLMLLKFLCEHNISFNVMDHLMKVLKHGATDSQIIKSVRCGRQTSREIVVKCIGNESLKEIVACLKTHKYSIIVDESTDVSTTKQLAIVVRVVNTQQCTVEDKFLQLLDVEDSSAEGLFHLLSTFFDENGIPFENMLGFAADNASVMMGSMAGLKQKLLDRVPHLFVNGCICHSLNLCSSAACLKLPSSVETXCKDIHNFINHSPKRLLKFKEFQQFVRVDVHRLLNTSQTRWLSLESVVNRTLEQWSPLILFFQSEALESQVQSAVHILNALNNPLFKMYFTFLGYILSIINKMNREFPSESVMIHTAYSNICAFYRTILSNYIKKDILKSKSDPSEVEFKDCSNFLPENEWYFGSKVESMLADKNVLGELGSEASRFRVRCLDFYVELSKQISKRFKGLSDVLPLLNACDPAIARENRVTSLVPLFKTFPQLIKESEYDVCNDEWRSLTFHEDALSTSSNPTEFWCSLLKLKTSDGTPVFPNLAEVMVNLLVLPHSSAAVERFFSQVKLIKTDLRNRLNTESINALLLSKGDGGAVPCYEWEPSSLMIRSAQNVFSEAKQSI, from the exons ATGCAGAAAAACTTAAGACTAATGTTACTCAAATTTCTTTGTGAACacaatatttcttttaatgtcatGGACCATCTAATGAAAGTTTTGAAACATGGAGCCACTGATTCTCAAATTATAAAATCTGTAAGGTGTGGAAGACAAACTTCACGAGAAATAGTAGTGAAATGTATAGGCAATGAAAGCTTGAAGGAAATTGTGGCATGCTTAAAGACACACAAATATTCCATAATTGTAGATGAGAGCACTGATGTATCCACTACAAAGCAGTTAGCCATTGTTGTCAGAGTAGTGAACACTCAGCAGTGTACAGTTGAAGACAAATTTTTACAATTGCTAGATGTAGAAGATTCCAGTGCTGAAGGACTGTTTCACCTATTGAGTACTTTTTTTGATGAAAATGGCATTCCATTTGAAAATATGCTTGGATTTGCTGCTGACAATGCGTCAGTCATGATGGGGAGTATGGCTGGTTTAAAG CAAAAATTGCTGGATAGAGTCCCTCATTTGTTTGTCAATGGATGTATTTGCCATTCATTAAATCTCTGTTCCTCTGCAGCCTGTCTTAAGCTTCCAAGTTCTGTAGAAAC GTGTAAAGATATACATAACTTCATTAATCACAGCCCTAAGAGACTGTTGAAGTTTAAGGAATTTCAACAATTTGTTAGAGTTGATGTACACAGACTTCTAAATACTAGTCAAACAAGATGGCTTTCCCTAGAATCAGTTGTTAACAGAACACTAGAACAATGGTCACcactaattcttttctttcagtcagAAGCCTTGGAATCTCAAGTACAGTCTGCAGTGCATATACTGAATGCCTTGAACAATCCTCTGTTCAAAATGTACTTTACTTTCCTTGGGTATATTCTGTCCATTATCAATAAGATGAACAGAGAATTTCCAAGTGAATCAGTCATGATACACACTGCATATTCTAACATCTGTGCCTTTTATAGGACTATTCTGAGcaattatataaagaaagacaTACTAAAATCAAAGTCAGATCCATCTGAAGTGGAATTTAAAGACTGTTCCAATTTCCTGCCTGAAAATGAATGGTACTTTGGCAGCAAAGTAGAGAGTATGCTGGCAGATAAAAATGTGTTAGGGGAACTTGGATCTGAAGCTTCCAGATTTCGGGTGAGATGTCTGGATTTTTATGTAGAGCTATCAAAGCAAATCAGTAAAAGATTCAAAGGTTTGAGTGATGTACTCCCGTTGTTAAATGCCTGTGACCCTGCCATAGCAAGAGAAAATAGAGTTACAAGTCTAGTGCCACTGTTCAAAACATTTCCTCAGCTGATTAAAGAATCAGAATATGATGTTTGCAATGATGAATGGCGGTCACTTACTTTTCATGAAGATGCTTTGAGTACATCAAGTAACCCCACCGAGTTTTGGTGTTCACTACTAAAACTTAAGACTAGTGATGGAACACCTGTGTTTCCAAATCTAGCTGAGGTAATGGTAAATTTGTTAGTTCTACCACATTCTTCAGCTGCAGTGGAGAGATTTTTTTCAcaagtaaaattaataaagacaGACCTAAGAAATAGACTGAACACAGAGTCAATAAATGCACTTTTGTTAAGTAAAGGTGACGGGGGAGCAGTTCCATGCTATGAATGGGAGCCAAGTTCCTTGATGATAAGATCTGCTCAAAATGTGTTCAGTGAGGCTAAGCAAAGCATATAG
- the LOC135096025 gene encoding zinc finger protein 708-like isoform X1: MREGRQESDRRGDSERAVTQEHQQTSCLAATTAASPQTPHHASRGLSGTGQSDRLTVTGTRQSPGCTPCLPPTNLVVSMACAGGSGAVVEVVRPGSSMSGQQQQQQQPQPASGVGRHRHGGKNHLETGSSVHRGESKFECQQCDKTFVFRQGLDYHILTHSGVRKYECGECGRKFSLTSHTVIHSGARNYECNECGRKFISKSNLTRHTLTHSGVRNYECDECGRKFTRKSILTTHTLTHSGVRNYECGECGKKFTRKSHLTTHTLIHSGVRNYECYECGRKFISKSVLTAHILTHSDIRNYECDKCGRKFTRKSHLTRHTVTHNGVRNYECDECGKRFGTTYHLNQHVFRHTGLREFKCDVCGKCFKTKGDIAHHMRIHF; encoded by the exons ATGCGcgaaggaaggcaggagagtGACCGAAGAGGCGACTCAGAGCGTGCAGTAACTCAGGAA caccagcagaccTCCTGCCTGGCTGCCACCACCGCGGCCAGCCCCCAGACGCCCCACCACGCCAGCAGGGGCCTCTCCGGCACGGGACAGTCTGATCGGCTGACCGTCACTG GTACCAGGCAGAGTCCAGGCTGCACGCCCTGCTTGCCGCCAACCAATCTTGTTGTGTCCATGGCGTGTGCTGGTGggagtggtgctgtggtggaggTCGTGAGGCCGGGCAGTAGCATGagtggccagcagcagcagcagcagcagccgcagccagcctcaggtgtggggaggcACAGGCATGGTGGCAAGAATCACCTGGAGACAGGCAGCTCCGtccacagaggagagagcaagtttgagtgccagcagtgtgacaaAACTTTTGTATTCAGACAAGGCCTTGACTACCACAttctgacacacagtggtgttagaaaatATGAGTGTGGCGAGTGTGGGAGGAAGTtttccctcacctcacacacTGTGATACACAGTGGTgctagaaattatgagtgtaaTGAGTGTGGCAGGAAATTTATCAGTAAGTCTaacctcaccagacacaccctgacacacagtggtgttagaaattatgagtgtgatgaatGTGGCAGGAAATTTACCAGAAAGTCtatcctcaccacacacaccctgacacacagtggtgttagaaattatgagtgtggtgagtgtgggaagaaatttaccagaaagtctcacctcaccacacacaccctgatacacagtggtgttagaaattatgagtgttatgAGTGTGGGAGGAAGTTTATTTCAAAATCTGTCCTCACTGCACacatcctgacacacagtgATATTAGAAATTATGAATGTGATAAGTGTGGCAGGAAGTTTACCAGAAAGTCTcacctcaccagacacaccGTGACACACaatggtgttagaaattatgagtgtgatgagtgtggcaaaagatttGGCACCACATATCATCTCAATCAACACGTCTTCAGACACACTGGCTTGAGAGAGTTtaagtgtgatgtttgtggcaagtgtttcaagacaaaggGTGATATTGCCCACCACATGAGGATCCACTTCtga